In Actinoplanes sp. NBC_00393, a single genomic region encodes these proteins:
- a CDS encoding alpha/beta hydrolase, with product MEEIDIKVAGGKLRVLSWPADGPVVLAAHGITANGLSWAAVARELRGRVHLIAPDLRGRAGSAHLPGPFGMSAHADDLVAVADHFGVERAPLVGHSMGAFVVAATAARHPERVGPVLMVDGGVALPVPPGIDVDAALLAVIGPAMTRLSMTFASPDAYLDYFRANPALGRYWTPDFAAYVLRDFTGTGSSCNIEAIRADAADMLTKPVPAPYPLLWAPRGLMDEDRGLYTADQLTGVDHELVPDVNHYTIMQAPRVAERIVTLLP from the coding sequence ATGGAAGAGATCGACATCAAGGTTGCGGGCGGCAAACTGCGGGTGCTCAGCTGGCCCGCGGACGGCCCGGTCGTGCTGGCCGCGCACGGGATCACCGCGAACGGGCTGTCCTGGGCCGCGGTGGCCCGGGAGCTGCGCGGACGCGTACATCTGATCGCCCCGGACCTGCGCGGACGTGCCGGCAGCGCTCACCTGCCCGGCCCGTTCGGCATGTCGGCGCACGCCGACGATCTGGTCGCGGTCGCCGACCACTTCGGCGTCGAGCGGGCGCCGCTGGTCGGGCACTCGATGGGCGCCTTCGTGGTGGCCGCGACCGCGGCCCGGCACCCGGAGCGGGTCGGCCCGGTGCTGATGGTCGACGGCGGCGTGGCCCTGCCGGTGCCGCCCGGCATCGACGTCGACGCCGCCCTGCTCGCGGTGATCGGCCCGGCCATGACCCGGCTGTCGATGACCTTCGCGTCGCCGGACGCCTACCTGGACTACTTCCGGGCCAACCCGGCGCTCGGCCGTTACTGGACACCGGACTTCGCGGCGTACGTGCTGCGCGACTTCACCGGCACCGGATCGTCCTGCAACATCGAAGCCATCCGGGCCGACGCCGCCGACATGCTGACGAAGCCGGTGCCCGCGCCGTACCCGCTGCTCTGGGCGCCGCGCGGCCTGATGGACGAGGACCGCGGCCTCTACACCGCTGACCAGCTCACCGGCGTCGACCACGAACTGGTCCCGGACGTCAACCACTACACGATCATGCAAGCTCCGCGGGTCGCGGAACGGATCGTTACGCTCCTCCCATGA
- a CDS encoding 3-hydroxybutyrate dehydrogenase, which translates to MVDLDLTGRTAMVTGAGSGIGRACAERLAAAGAEVVAVDIDERAAKEVAAAIGGRAIAADLSDLDAVDALPATVDVLVNNAGLQVVAPLGEFPVDKFTLIQRVMAEAPFRLIRLVLPHMYERRWGRIINISSVHGLRASPFKAAYVTAKHALEGLSKVTALEGAPYGVTSNCISPAFVRTPLVDKQIADQAAVNGIPAADVVEKIMLDRAAIKELVEPEDVAEILAYLCAPPARLITGSSITIDGGWTAH; encoded by the coding sequence GTGGTCGACCTTGATCTGACGGGCCGCACCGCGATGGTGACCGGCGCGGGCAGCGGCATCGGGCGTGCGTGCGCCGAGCGGCTGGCCGCGGCCGGCGCCGAGGTGGTGGCGGTGGACATCGACGAGCGGGCCGCGAAGGAGGTGGCGGCCGCGATCGGTGGCCGGGCCATCGCCGCGGACCTGTCCGATCTCGACGCCGTGGACGCGCTGCCGGCGACGGTGGACGTGCTGGTCAACAACGCCGGACTGCAGGTGGTGGCGCCGCTGGGCGAGTTCCCGGTGGACAAGTTCACGCTGATCCAGCGGGTGATGGCGGAGGCGCCGTTCCGGCTGATCCGGCTGGTGCTGCCGCACATGTACGAGCGCCGCTGGGGCCGGATCATCAACATCTCCTCGGTGCACGGGTTGCGGGCCTCGCCGTTCAAGGCCGCCTACGTGACCGCCAAGCACGCCCTGGAAGGCCTGTCCAAGGTCACCGCGTTGGAGGGGGCGCCGTACGGGGTCACCTCCAACTGCATCAGCCCGGCGTTCGTGCGCACGCCACTGGTCGACAAGCAGATCGCCGACCAGGCCGCGGTCAACGGCATCCCGGCCGCCGACGTGGTCGAGAAGATCATGCTGGACCGGGCGGCGATCAAGGAGCTGGTCGAGCCGGAGGACGTGGCGGAGATCCTCGCCTACCTGTGCGCGCCGCCGGCCCGCCTGATCACCGGCTCGTCGATCACCATCGACGGCGGCTGGACGGCACACTGA
- a CDS encoding substrate-binding domain-containing protein, giving the protein MNRPLTTAVVAAAALLLAACGSPQAATDGSGPIRVGIVYSQSGPLATYGAQYADGFKAGLAYATGGTGKIGDRAVEVTYADDAGDPVKAVSAAKDLIGKGYQVLGGSTSSGVALQVAPLAAENKVLFVSGPAATDGITGVNKYTFRSGRQSYQDVQTAKSYLGGGKKVLVFAPDSAFGKSNVDAVTAVLGGAGATVSNIAVPANATDFTPFASQIKAAAPDLVFVAWAGTTAGAMWQALDQQGVLASTKVVTGLDIRASWAGFGAGATKLNLLAHYFDGATDNAAYQALKAAVPGGKTDLFHPDGFAAAQMIVHALQSSPDDVDKMVSALEGHSFDSVKGKLTVRAEDHALLQPMFQAKLTDAETATPAGTVSAEDAAPPAAAMKG; this is encoded by the coding sequence ATGAATCGTCCTCTCACCACGGCCGTCGTCGCGGCGGCTGCCCTGCTCCTCGCCGCCTGCGGCAGCCCACAGGCGGCCACGGACGGCTCCGGCCCGATCCGCGTCGGCATCGTCTACTCGCAGTCCGGTCCGCTCGCCACCTACGGCGCGCAGTACGCGGACGGTTTCAAGGCCGGCCTCGCCTACGCGACCGGCGGCACCGGCAAGATCGGCGACCGGGCGGTCGAGGTCACCTACGCCGACGACGCCGGTGACCCGGTCAAGGCGGTGTCGGCGGCCAAGGACCTGATCGGCAAGGGCTACCAGGTGCTCGGCGGGTCCACCTCGTCCGGCGTCGCGCTGCAGGTCGCCCCGCTCGCCGCGGAGAACAAGGTGCTGTTCGTCTCGGGTCCGGCCGCCACCGACGGGATCACCGGGGTCAACAAGTACACGTTCCGGTCCGGGCGGCAGTCGTACCAGGATGTGCAGACCGCCAAGTCGTACCTCGGCGGTGGCAAGAAGGTCCTGGTCTTCGCGCCGGACTCGGCGTTCGGCAAGTCGAACGTCGACGCCGTGACCGCGGTCCTCGGCGGCGCCGGCGCGACCGTCAGCAACATCGCGGTGCCCGCCAACGCCACCGACTTCACCCCGTTCGCCAGCCAGATCAAGGCCGCCGCCCCCGACCTGGTCTTCGTCGCCTGGGCCGGCACCACCGCCGGCGCCATGTGGCAGGCCCTCGACCAGCAGGGCGTGCTCGCCTCCACCAAGGTGGTCACCGGTCTGGACATCCGCGCCTCGTGGGCCGGTTTCGGCGCCGGCGCGACCAAGCTCAACCTGCTCGCGCACTACTTCGACGGCGCCACCGACAACGCCGCCTACCAGGCGCTGAAGGCCGCGGTGCCGGGCGGCAAGACCGACCTGTTCCACCCGGACGGGTTCGCCGCCGCGCAGATGATCGTGCACGCGCTGCAGAGCAGCCCGGACGATGTCGACAAGATGGTCAGCGCGCTCGAGGGGCACAGCTTCGACTCGGTCAAGGGCAAGCTCACGGTCCGCGCCGAGGACCACGCCCTGCTGCAGCCGATGTTCCAGGCCAAGCTCACCGACGCCGAGACGGCTACCCCGGCCGGCACAGTGTCCGCCGAGGACGCCGCCCCGCCCGCGGCGGCGATGAAGGGTTGA
- a CDS encoding ABC transporter ATP-binding protein: MAAVAVDGVSWRIGAVPIVDDVTLRLEPGEFMALIGPNGAGKTSLFNLISGLRRPSSGRILLGGDDVSTLAPYRRARLGLGRTFQTSAVFGSLTVAENVALAVQARQGGAMRAWRKRADRDIAVRTDKILAEVRLTERAMRLAGSLAHGEKRKLEIALLLAGEPRVLLLDEPMAGVSAEEVPALVAVVRELTADTGRSVLMVEHHMDVVLDVADRVAVLHHGALLACDTPDAVMSDPFVQEAYLGEDL; this comes from the coding sequence ATGGCGGCCGTCGCGGTCGACGGGGTGTCGTGGCGGATCGGGGCCGTGCCGATCGTCGACGACGTGACACTGCGCCTCGAACCGGGCGAGTTCATGGCGCTGATCGGGCCCAACGGCGCCGGCAAGACGTCACTGTTCAACCTGATCAGCGGGCTGCGGCGGCCCAGCTCCGGGCGGATTCTGCTGGGCGGGGACGACGTGAGCACGCTCGCCCCGTACCGGCGGGCCCGCCTCGGCCTGGGCCGCACCTTCCAGACCTCGGCGGTCTTCGGCTCCCTCACCGTGGCCGAGAACGTCGCCCTGGCGGTCCAGGCCCGGCAGGGCGGCGCGATGCGGGCGTGGCGCAAGCGCGCCGACCGCGACATCGCGGTTCGCACCGACAAGATCCTTGCCGAGGTACGCCTGACCGAACGCGCAATGCGGCTCGCCGGTTCCCTGGCACACGGCGAGAAACGGAAACTGGAGATCGCCCTGCTGCTCGCCGGCGAACCGCGGGTGCTGTTGCTTGACGAACCGATGGCCGGAGTCAGCGCCGAGGAGGTTCCGGCCCTGGTCGCGGTGGTCCGGGAGTTGACCGCCGACACCGGGCGCAGCGTGCTCATGGTGGAACACCACATGGACGTCGTGCTCGACGTGGCGGACCGGGTCGCAGTGCTGCACCACGGCGCGCTGCTCGCCTGCGACACGCCGGACGCGGTGATGAGCGACCCCTTCGTGCAGGAGGCGTACCTGGGGGAGGACCTGTGA
- a CDS encoding ABC transporter ATP-binding protein — MILEVADLSVRLGGSHILQGVAFDVAETGVTALLGRNGVGKTTTLRAILGEVPAAGSVTFDGRPVLGRHTHKLVRDGLAYVPEDRCVFAGLTVAENLRLAVRVPSPDYDLVYELFPELKARAAQRAGTLSGGQQQMVAIARVLLNPNRLLLVDEPTKGLAPAVVTAVAGVLERVASRVPILLVEQNLAVVRRLATDAVVLEAGRTAWRGRAADLLGDAEATKSLLGVGSTAGRH; from the coding sequence GTGATCCTCGAAGTAGCCGATCTGTCCGTGCGGCTCGGCGGCTCGCACATCCTGCAGGGTGTCGCCTTCGACGTCGCCGAGACCGGGGTGACCGCGCTGCTCGGGCGCAACGGCGTCGGCAAGACCACCACGTTGCGGGCGATCCTCGGTGAGGTGCCCGCCGCCGGTTCGGTGACGTTCGACGGGCGGCCGGTGCTCGGCCGGCACACCCACAAGCTGGTCCGGGACGGGCTGGCGTACGTGCCGGAGGACCGGTGTGTCTTCGCCGGACTGACCGTGGCGGAGAACCTGCGCCTCGCCGTCCGGGTCCCGTCGCCGGACTACGACCTGGTGTACGAGCTGTTTCCCGAGCTCAAGGCACGTGCCGCCCAGCGGGCCGGGACGCTGTCCGGCGGGCAGCAGCAGATGGTCGCCATCGCCCGGGTGCTGCTCAACCCGAACCGGTTGCTGCTCGTCGACGAACCGACCAAGGGACTGGCGCCGGCCGTGGTGACGGCGGTCGCCGGGGTGTTGGAACGGGTCGCGTCACGCGTACCGATCCTGCTTGTCGAACAGAACCTGGCGGTGGTCCGCCGGCTCGCCACCGACGCGGTCGTGCTCGAAGCCGGGCGGACCGCCTGGCGTGGCCGCGCCGCCGACCTGCTCGGAGATGCCGAAGCGACGAAGTCGCTGCTCGGCGTCGGATCCACCGCCGGGAGGCATTGA
- a CDS encoding branched-chain amino acid ABC transporter permease: protein MSTVVLLTLTGLGLAALYFLIASGLSLVFGLAGVLNFAHGLFLSVGAYATWWAAPLWGWLPALLFGVAAGAATGALVELVLIRPLYTRHTEQVLVTVGLSLAGVALLQSVWGADARVFPRPAWTSSVVSVAGAQVPADRFLLIGVAVLVLLGLLAFLRFTRYGLVIRAGVENRNMVSALGIDVRNAFTLVFAIGGALAGLAGILAGTYFSSISPGQGASLLIFAFIVVVIGGLGSVAGAAGAAVAVGLLQQFVNYYGTAGAGDVSVVVLLAAVLLLRPAGLAGKVATA, encoded by the coding sequence ATGTCCACCGTGGTCCTGCTGACCCTGACCGGCCTCGGCCTGGCCGCCCTGTACTTCCTCATCGCCTCCGGCCTGTCCCTGGTCTTCGGCCTGGCCGGGGTCCTCAACTTCGCGCACGGCCTGTTCCTGTCCGTCGGCGCGTACGCGACCTGGTGGGCGGCCCCGCTCTGGGGCTGGCTGCCGGCGCTGCTGTTCGGCGTCGCGGCCGGCGCGGCGACCGGCGCGCTGGTCGAGCTAGTGCTGATCCGGCCGCTCTACACACGGCATACCGAGCAAGTGCTTGTTACGGTCGGGCTCTCCCTGGCCGGCGTGGCGCTGCTCCAATCGGTCTGGGGTGCGGACGCGCGGGTCTTCCCGCGGCCGGCCTGGACGTCGTCGGTGGTCAGCGTCGCCGGCGCGCAGGTGCCGGCCGACCGGTTCCTGCTGATCGGCGTGGCCGTCCTGGTGCTGCTCGGTCTGCTGGCGTTCCTGCGGTTCACCCGGTACGGCTTGGTGATCCGGGCCGGGGTGGAGAACCGCAACATGGTCAGCGCGCTCGGCATCGACGTGCGCAACGCGTTCACGCTGGTCTTCGCGATCGGTGGGGCCCTCGCAGGGCTGGCCGGGATCCTGGCCGGCACGTACTTCAGTTCGATCTCGCCGGGTCAAGGCGCCTCGCTGCTGATCTTCGCGTTCATCGTGGTGGTGATCGGCGGCCTCGGCTCGGTGGCCGGGGCGGCCGGTGCGGCGGTCGCGGTCGGGTTGTTGCAGCAGTTCGTGAACTACTACGGCACGGCCGGGGCGGGGGATGTGAGCGTGGTGGTGCTGCTTGCTGCGGTGCTGCTGCTTCGCCCGGCCGGTCTCGCTGGGAAGGTGGCTACGGCATGA
- a CDS encoding branched-chain amino acid ABC transporter permease, giving the protein MSERSSVPLDAPASAFSSSPSPAAPAAAPALPAASPGAGSSAGPSRLRRAAPLLVLLVAVLLPWSTLSLPGLFDGPLNSPGTLQLLALCLVFGGLALGYDLLFGRAGLLSFGHALYIAAGAYGVDILVSHYGWELWTAAAATVLAAALLAALLGSVALQTSGIAFSMVTLAFAQVGHIVINRDPGGLTGGEEGLPLASAGLPAAFVGVANTVNLYWLALAFLTVVVLVVHTIDRAPLGRTLTGLRDDERRIAVLGLSPYRLKLLAFVLAGALAALGGVTYAVVVGGASPHVASSELTLSLIVMAVLGGAGTRWGAVLGGILYAYLDQRLARLGGSLPGPLGEPLFVLGTLFILAVYFVPGGLAGLGGRLEPVRRALGLRRESGGEPDPAVRTR; this is encoded by the coding sequence ATGAGTGAGCGCAGTTCCGTCCCGCTGGATGCTCCGGCCTCCGCTTTCTCTTCATCTCCTTCGCCGGCCGCTCCGGCGGCTGCTCCAGCCTTGCCCGCTGCTTCCCCTGGGGCCGGTTCCTCTGCGGGGCCCTCCCGGCTGCGGCGTGCCGCGCCGCTGCTGGTGCTCCTGGTAGCGGTCCTGCTGCCGTGGTCGACGCTCAGCCTGCCCGGCCTGTTCGACGGCCCGCTGAACTCGCCCGGCACCCTGCAACTGCTAGCGCTCTGCCTGGTCTTCGGTGGGCTGGCACTCGGCTACGACCTGCTCTTCGGCCGCGCCGGGCTGCTCTCCTTCGGCCACGCGCTCTACATCGCCGCCGGCGCCTACGGCGTGGACATCCTGGTCAGCCACTACGGCTGGGAACTGTGGACCGCAGCCGCAGCAACCGTCCTCGCCGCAGCGTTGCTAGCGGCCCTGCTCGGCTCGGTGGCGCTGCAGACCTCCGGCATCGCGTTCTCCATGGTCACGCTGGCCTTCGCCCAGGTAGGCCACATCGTGATCAACCGGGATCCCGGCGGCCTGACCGGCGGCGAAGAGGGCCTGCCCCTGGCCAGCGCAGGCCTGCCGGCCGCCTTCGTAGGCGTAGCCAACACCGTCAACCTCTACTGGCTGGCGTTGGCGTTCCTGACCGTCGTAGTCCTGGTGGTCCACACGATCGACCGCGCCCCGCTGGGCCGAACGCTGACCGGCCTACGCGACGACGAGCGGCGGATCGCAGTGCTGGGGCTCTCCCCGTACCGTCTCAAATTGCTGGCGTTCGTCCTGGCCGGCGCCCTAGCCGCCCTGGGCGGTGTGACCTATGCGGTGGTGGTCGGCGGAGCGTCACCGCACGTGGCGTCCTCAGAGCTCACACTGTCACTGATCGTGATGGCCGTGCTGGGCGGCGCCGGCACCCGCTGGGGCGCGGTCCTGGGCGGCATCCTCTACGCCTACCTGGACCAGCGGCTGGCCCGCCTGGGCGGCTCCTTGCCGGGACCGTTGGGCGAGCCACTGTTCGTACTGGGAACGCTGTTCATCCTGGCGGTCTACTTCGTGCCGGGCGGCTTGGCGGGCTTGGGCGGCCGATTGGAGCCGGTGCGGCGCGCCCTGGGCCTGCGGCGGGAAAGTGGCGGCGAGCCCGATCCGGCGGTCCGCACGCGGTAA
- a CDS encoding citrate synthase family protein: MDPELLTTEQVAERLGVKPATVYAYVSRGLLNSHRNADGKGSLFTKGDVDAFVSSRKRTTTPNIQTGITLIKDGGLFYRGRDATVLASTSGYEAVASLLWTGDLEPVPFPLNYELIRLAGAVTRPLPESARLTDRLRVTVAAVAAADPLRFDTAPAAVVAAGRQLLVTMVYALPPRTGVPVNTSSLAESFWYRLTATPLTESGLRALDAALVLLADHDLAASTLAARIAASTRAHPYAVVSAGLAALDGPLHGAASALAYPLLAEAVNGLDPVAGISDRLRSGVPVPGFGHPLYPDGDPRATALFALLDDGPVRKTATRLAEAMRARSGIAPNIDLALAALALHYGMPADAGEAIFAVARTAGWLAHALEEYADRPSRFRPSGRYAGRSPA, translated from the coding sequence ATGGATCCGGAACTGCTGACAACCGAGCAAGTTGCTGAGCGGCTGGGCGTCAAGCCGGCGACTGTGTATGCGTACGTCAGCCGCGGCCTGCTCAACAGCCACCGCAACGCTGACGGCAAAGGCAGCCTGTTCACAAAGGGCGACGTGGATGCCTTCGTATCCAGTCGCAAACGCACGACCACGCCGAACATCCAGACCGGCATCACGTTGATCAAGGACGGTGGCCTGTTCTACCGCGGGCGCGACGCGACGGTGCTGGCCAGCACGTCCGGCTACGAGGCGGTCGCGAGCCTGCTCTGGACCGGCGATCTCGAACCGGTCCCGTTCCCGCTCAACTACGAGCTGATCCGGCTGGCCGGCGCGGTGACCCGCCCGCTGCCGGAGAGCGCGCGCCTCACCGACCGGCTCCGGGTCACGGTCGCCGCGGTGGCCGCCGCCGACCCGCTGCGGTTCGACACGGCCCCGGCAGCGGTGGTCGCCGCCGGTCGCCAACTGCTGGTCACCATGGTGTACGCGTTACCGCCACGAACCGGCGTCCCGGTCAACACTTCATCACTCGCCGAGTCCTTCTGGTACCGATTGACGGCCACCCCGCTGACCGAATCCGGCCTGCGCGCCCTCGACGCCGCCCTGGTCCTGCTCGCCGACCACGATCTCGCCGCGTCCACCCTGGCCGCCCGGATCGCGGCGTCCACTCGCGCCCACCCGTACGCCGTGGTCAGCGCCGGTCTCGCCGCTCTCGACGGACCTTTGCACGGGGCGGCGAGCGCTCTCGCGTACCCCCTCTTGGCCGAAGCCGTCAACGGCCTGGACCCGGTTGCCGGCATCTCCGACCGCCTGCGCTCCGGGGTTCCGGTGCCCGGTTTTGGTCATCCGCTGTACCCGGACGGCGACCCGCGCGCCACCGCCCTGTTCGCGTTGCTCGACGACGGGCCGGTGCGCAAGACCGCAACCCGGCTGGCCGAGGCGATGCGCGCGCGGTCCGGCATCGCCCCCAACATCGACCTCGCGCTGGCGGCGCTCGCCCTGCACTACGGCATGCCAGCGGACGCCGGCGAGGCGATCTTCGCGGTGGCGCGCACGGCGGGCTGGCTTGCGCACGCGTTGGAGGAGTACGCCGACCGGCCGAGCCGCTTCCGCCCGAGCGGACGCTACGCGGGACGCTCGCCGGCCTGA
- a CDS encoding citrate synthase 2, producing MLTVNPGLAGVVAFDTEIAEPDRDGGSLRYRGVDIRSLAGTVSFADVWGLLADGDFEAALPAAEPLIIPVQSGDIRVDVQAAVSMLAPRWGLGQLIDISQEQARDDLARTSAAILSYVAQAARGNNAPAVPQNLIDAGRTATEQFMIRWQGEPDPRHVAAIDRYWICAAEHGMNASTFTARVVASTGADAPACLTAAISALSGPLHGGAPARALGMVEAVERGADARAYVRRILDGGGRLMGFGHAIYRAEDPRARILRDAARDLGAPRYEVARELELAALAELRERKPDRVLETNVEFWAAVVLDFAGVPAEMLTAMFTCARTAGWSAHILEQKRLGKIIRPSADYVGPAERAATDVPGWPAALQRNA from the coding sequence ATGTTGACTGTCAATCCAGGGCTTGCCGGTGTCGTCGCATTCGACACCGAGATCGCCGAACCCGACCGGGACGGCGGGTCGCTGCGGTACCGCGGCGTCGACATCCGCTCGCTCGCCGGCACGGTCTCCTTCGCCGACGTGTGGGGCCTGCTCGCCGACGGCGATTTCGAAGCCGCGCTGCCGGCCGCCGAGCCGCTGATCATCCCGGTGCAGTCCGGGGACATCCGCGTCGACGTGCAGGCCGCGGTGTCGATGCTGGCCCCGCGCTGGGGACTCGGGCAGCTGATCGACATCAGCCAGGAGCAGGCGCGCGACGACTTGGCGCGGACGTCCGCTGCGATCCTGTCGTACGTCGCTCAGGCCGCCCGCGGCAACAACGCCCCCGCCGTCCCGCAGAATCTGATCGATGCCGGTCGCACCGCCACCGAACAGTTCATGATCCGCTGGCAGGGCGAGCCGGACCCACGCCACGTCGCCGCCATCGACCGGTACTGGATCTGCGCCGCCGAACACGGCATGAACGCCTCCACCTTCACCGCCCGGGTGGTCGCCAGCACCGGCGCGGATGCTCCGGCTTGCTTGACCGCCGCGATCTCCGCCCTCTCCGGCCCGCTGCACGGCGGCGCCCCAGCCCGCGCACTCGGCATGGTCGAGGCCGTCGAACGCGGCGCCGACGCCCGCGCATACGTGCGGCGCATCCTGGACGGTGGCGGTCGGCTGATGGGTTTCGGTCACGCGATCTACCGGGCCGAAGACCCGCGAGCACGCATCCTGCGAGACGCCGCCCGCGATCTGGGCGCCCCGCGCTACGAGGTGGCCCGCGAACTGGAGCTGGCCGCCCTGGCCGAACTGCGCGAACGAAAGCCGGACCGGGTCCTGGAAACAAACGTCGAATTCTGGGCCGCAGTCGTGCTCGACTTCGCCGGCGTCCCCGCCGAAATGCTGACCGCAATGTTCACCTGCGCACGCACCGCAGGCTGGAGCGCCCACATCCTGGAACAGAAACGCCTCGGCAAAATCATCCGCCCGTCAGCGGACTACGTAGGCCCAGCCGAACGCGCAGCCACCGACGTTCCCGGCTGGCCCGCAGCCCTACAACGCAACGCCTGA
- a CDS encoding alpha/beta fold hydrolase: MNYVDVRGTRIRFHETGDPAAPPVILLHGIGRSLEDWWPQHELLGAEYRVISLDMPGFGLSQRMPSPTTLPVLAEGVWASLDTLGETRPVHLMGNSLGGAVSMEMLSSTPERVSTLTLVNSAGFGKEVTIALRMLAVPGLGRQMLRRIDRWTAPRVERNLFADRAMVTRERIEMAIKIARQPDFAPVYLEIARALGGFRGVAAAWRTDLLDRVSPHVKPTMIIWGDRDMILPCTHMAAAQAAFPHARSHLFPRTGHMPQIERPTEFASLVKPILAEVAA; the protein is encoded by the coding sequence ATGAATTACGTGGACGTTCGGGGCACCCGTATCCGCTTCCATGAGACCGGCGACCCGGCCGCACCGCCCGTCATCCTGCTGCACGGCATCGGCCGCAGCCTGGAGGACTGGTGGCCGCAGCACGAACTGCTCGGCGCCGAGTACCGGGTGATCAGCTTGGACATGCCCGGCTTCGGCCTGTCGCAGCGGATGCCGTCGCCGACCACACTGCCGGTGCTGGCCGAGGGCGTGTGGGCGAGCCTCGACACGCTCGGCGAGACCCGCCCTGTGCACTTGATGGGCAACTCGCTGGGCGGCGCGGTGTCCATGGAGATGCTGTCCAGTACACCTGAGCGGGTGTCAACGTTGACGCTCGTCAACAGTGCAGGCTTCGGCAAGGAGGTCACCATCGCCCTGCGCATGCTGGCCGTCCCCGGCCTGGGCCGGCAGATGCTGCGCCGCATCGACCGGTGGACCGCCCCGCGCGTGGAACGCAACCTCTTCGCCGACCGCGCCATGGTCACCCGCGAGCGGATCGAGATGGCCATCAAGATCGCCCGCCAGCCGGACTTCGCCCCGGTCTACCTGGAGATCGCCCGCGCGCTGGGCGGTTTCCGAGGCGTAGCCGCAGCCTGGCGCACCGACCTCCTCGATCGCGTGTCCCCCCACGTCAAACCCACAATGATCATCTGGGGCGATCGCGACATGATCCTCCCGTGCACCCACATGGCGGCGGCGCAGGCAGCTTTCCCACATGCCCGGTCTCATCTGTTTCCCCGGACCGGCCACATGCCCCAGATCGAACGCCCGACGGAGTTCGCCAGCCTGGTCAAGCCAATCCTTGCGGAGGTCGCTGCCTAG
- a CDS encoding SDR family NAD(P)-dependent oxidoreductase produces the protein MLTGAASGIGEQLAYGLAHRGSDLVLIDVDADRLKPVADRIRSAHPGLPVQDIVADLSERPVVEGLADRIMAEHPAIGLLINNAGIALGGRFDQVNIEQFEHVMNVNFRAPMLMTHMLIPALTASPGSHLVNVSSLFGLIAPPGQSAYSASKFALRGLSESLRSELLENGVGVTTVHPGGIRTRIAESALVGSRVPEEEIEPNRKLFAALLSYPPDKAAEQILRAVAKRKARLLIAASAKAPDLLARLMPVGHARIVRALTVARGSRTPSATAHGTGSAAVER, from the coding sequence GTGCTCACCGGCGCGGCAAGTGGGATCGGCGAGCAGCTCGCCTACGGTTTGGCCCATCGCGGCAGCGACCTGGTCCTGATCGACGTCGACGCGGACCGGTTGAAGCCGGTGGCCGACCGGATCCGCTCAGCCCATCCCGGCCTCCCTGTGCAGGACATCGTCGCCGACCTGTCCGAGCGGCCGGTCGTCGAGGGCCTGGCCGATCGGATCATGGCCGAGCATCCGGCGATCGGTCTGTTGATCAACAACGCCGGGATCGCGCTGGGTGGACGCTTCGATCAAGTCAACATTGAGCAGTTCGAGCACGTCATGAACGTCAACTTCCGCGCACCCATGTTGATGACGCACATGTTGATTCCCGCATTGACTGCATCGCCGGGCAGTCATCTCGTCAACGTGTCCAGCCTGTTCGGGTTGATCGCGCCACCAGGACAGAGTGCGTACAGCGCCAGCAAGTTCGCTCTGCGCGGGTTGAGTGAATCGCTGCGCAGTGAGCTTCTCGAGAACGGCGTCGGGGTGACCACGGTTCACCCCGGGGGCATCCGGACGCGGATCGCGGAGTCGGCTCTGGTGGGCTCACGCGTACCGGAAGAAGAGATCGAACCGAATCGTAAGCTCTTCGCCGCGCTGCTCAGCTATCCCCCGGACAAGGCCGCGGAGCAGATTCTGCGGGCCGTCGCGAAGCGAAAGGCACGGCTGCTGATCGCGGCCAGCGCCAAGGCGCCGGACCTGCTGGCCCGGCTGATGCCGGTCGGTCACGCACGCATCGTGCGCGCGCTCACGGTCGCCCGTGGCAGCCGCACCCCCAGCGCCACCGCCCACGGCACCGGCTCGGCGGCGGTCGAGCGATGA